From one Acidimicrobiales bacterium genomic stretch:
- a CDS encoding nitrate reductase, giving the protein MSRPGAAGLSRLLGLATRSEDGADGAMAASPSGRAYVADDTFGTLNRTRKPDTWVRTTCGYCAVGCGMYIGVKDGRAVAVQGDPAHPVNAGRLCPKGLCEHQTLAADGRLTTPLLRRSPGGSQEEVSWDEALGATVVGFRRLLHEHGPDAVAVISTGQLVTEEFYALGKLCRAGLGLRHYDGNTTLCMSSAVAGYKRSFGSDGPPGAYEDLDRADVILLVGANVADNHPLLAPRVLGNAGATVIVVDPRVTKTAMVADLHLAVRPRSDIALLNGMLKVILDEGLADNAFVEAHTEGFAELAAHVAAFDLDRVAAECGVAPEQIREAALAVGRAERAFVAWTMGVNHSVQGTETVTLLNTLCLVTGNVGRAGSAPFSLTGQCNAMGTREAGSTASLPGYRSWDDPAARAEMAALWGVPVERLPTERGRAYPDIIDGVLDGTIKGMWVIATNPVVSFPNRARLEAALRRLDLFVVQDGFSTPTTALADIVLPAAIWGEKEGTYTNAERRVSRVRRAVEPPGQAKADFDIFLALGQALGVAGEIYPGWSTPEDAFTEWARVSAGRLCDYSGITYDRIDAAGGVQWPCPPGTDDVGGTPRIYTDGIFQTPSGRARLWCVTPQPITDAPSARYPFLLNTGRTVEHWHTRTKTGRVAVLDHLAPEAWVEVNPEDAQRLGLGSGDRVRLASRRGVVDDLLVRVTALVREGEVFVPFHYDERCANRLTVDEFDPISREPNYKQSAVRIEAM; this is encoded by the coding sequence GTGAGCAGGCCGGGCGCGGCGGGCCTCTCCCGCCTGCTGGGCTTGGCCACGAGGTCGGAGGACGGGGCGGACGGGGCGATGGCGGCCAGCCCGTCCGGGCGGGCGTACGTGGCCGACGACACGTTCGGCACCCTCAACCGGACCCGCAAGCCCGACACGTGGGTGCGCACCACGTGTGGGTACTGCGCGGTGGGGTGCGGCATGTACATCGGCGTCAAGGACGGCCGGGCGGTGGCCGTCCAGGGCGATCCCGCCCATCCCGTGAACGCCGGGCGCCTCTGCCCCAAGGGGCTGTGCGAGCACCAGACTCTGGCCGCCGACGGCCGCCTCACCACCCCGCTCCTGCGCCGCTCGCCCGGCGGGTCCCAGGAGGAGGTCTCGTGGGACGAGGCCCTCGGAGCCACCGTCGTCGGGTTCCGCAGGCTGCTGCACGAGCACGGCCCGGATGCGGTGGCCGTCATCAGCACCGGCCAGCTGGTCACCGAGGAGTTCTACGCGCTGGGCAAGCTGTGCCGGGCCGGCCTGGGCCTGCGCCACTACGACGGCAACACCACGCTGTGCATGTCCAGCGCCGTCGCCGGCTACAAGCGCAGCTTCGGCAGCGACGGCCCGCCCGGCGCCTACGAGGACCTCGACCGGGCCGACGTCATCCTCCTCGTCGGCGCCAACGTGGCCGACAACCATCCGCTCCTCGCTCCCCGGGTCCTCGGCAACGCCGGCGCCACCGTGATCGTCGTCGACCCCCGGGTGACCAAGACGGCCATGGTCGCCGACCTCCACCTGGCCGTCCGGCCCCGCAGTGACATCGCCCTGCTCAACGGGATGCTCAAGGTCATCCTCGACGAGGGTCTCGCCGACAACGCCTTCGTCGAGGCCCACACGGAGGGGTTCGCCGAGCTGGCCGCCCACGTGGCCGCCTTCGACCTCGACCGGGTGGCCGCCGAGTGCGGCGTGGCGCCCGAGCAGATCCGGGAGGCGGCGCTCGCCGTCGGCCGGGCCGAGCGGGCCTTCGTGGCCTGGACCATGGGGGTGAACCACTCGGTGCAGGGGACCGAGACCGTCACCCTCCTCAACACCCTGTGCCTGGTCACCGGCAACGTCGGTCGGGCCGGCTCGGCGCCGTTCTCGCTCACGGGCCAGTGCAACGCCATGGGAACGCGGGAGGCGGGCTCGACCGCGTCACTCCCGGGGTACCGGAGCTGGGACGACCCGGCGGCCCGGGCCGAGATGGCCGCCCTGTGGGGCGTGCCCGTCGAGCGCCTGCCGACCGAGCGGGGACGGGCCTACCCCGACATCATCGACGGCGTCCTCGACGGCACCATCAAGGGCATGTGGGTCATAGCCACCAATCCGGTCGTGTCCTTCCCCAACCGGGCCCGCCTGGAGGCGGCACTGCGCCGGCTCGACCTCTTCGTCGTGCAGGACGGCTTCTCCACGCCCACCACCGCCCTCGCCGACATCGTGCTCCCCGCCGCCATCTGGGGCGAAAAGGAGGGCACGTACACCAACGCCGAGCGGCGGGTGTCGCGGGTGCGGAGGGCCGTGGAGCCGCCCGGCCAGGCCAAGGCGGACTTCGACATCTTCCTCGCCCTCGGGCAGGCCCTGGGCGTCGCCGGCGAGATCTATCCCGGCTGGTCGACGCCGGAGGACGCATTCACGGAGTGGGCCCGGGTCTCGGCCGGGCGCCTCTGCGACTACAGCGGCATCACCTACGACCGCATTGACGCGGCCGGCGGCGTGCAGTGGCCGTGCCCGCCCGGGACCGACGACGTCGGGGGGACCCCACGCATCTACACCGACGGCATCTTCCAGACCCCGAGCGGCCGGGCCAGGCTCTGGTGCGTCACGCCCCAGCCGATCACCGACGCCCCGAGCGCCCGGTACCCGTTCCTGCTCAACACCGGCCGCACGGTGGAGCACTGGCACACCCGCACCAAGACCGGACGGGTCGCCGTCCTCGACCACCTGGCCCCGGAGGCCTGGGTGGAGGTCAACCCCGAAGACGCCCAGCGCCTCGGCCTCGGGTCGGGCGACCGCGTCCGCCTGGCGTCGCGCCGTGGCGTGGTCGACGACCTGCTCGTCCGCGTCACCGCCCTCGTCCGGGAAGGCGAGGTGTTCGTGCCCTTCCACTACGACGAGCGCTGCGCCAACCGGCTCACCGTCGACGAGTTCGACCCCATCTCCCGTGAACCCAACTACAAGCAGTCGGCCGTGCGCATCGAGGCCATGTGA
- a CDS encoding DmsC/YnfH family molybdoenzyme membrane anchor subunit, whose translation MTILDEPATAGTLDSPAPFAERLRRLTGIDERGPGLLPLDAGEQYRFSFAMGACVGCHSCEVACAEQNATPVDKAWRRVGELEGGVFPTTRRLNLSMACNHCLEPTCLSGCPTQAYTKLQNGVVRHDAAECIGCQYCIWNCPYEVPVYDKAAKVVSKCDMCLPRLSQGESPACVLACPTSAITVEPVNVAAWRADYATADAPGLPPASITVSTTRLVIPADLPDLVAATDHTVSPEDAHWPLVALTLLTQVSLGTVSATVLAEAAGGAGRGALTGGAVGAAMAGAVALAASLLHLGRPAVAFKAVRNWRTSWLSREVALLSAFSAASLAYAAVWEWGNPDGPWRVARPALGIGAVAAGVAGVYASGRLYLVPARPVWNSRRTLVAFFATALTTGPLLAVLCLDRAAVDPSLIVVLMAAATAGGVVQLGVVAHLLTTVRSRADRQHQGTATLLAGRFRSLLAARVTAVVVTIALLAWTLGVPVAGPSAGGRLATALGVAALGELAGRYLFYVTVVPFRVAGSFFAGR comes from the coding sequence GTGACCATCCTCGACGAGCCGGCGACGGCGGGCACCCTCGACTCGCCGGCCCCATTCGCCGAGCGCCTGCGGCGCCTCACCGGCATCGACGAGCGCGGTCCTGGGCTGCTGCCCCTCGACGCCGGCGAGCAGTACCGCTTCAGCTTCGCCATGGGCGCCTGCGTCGGGTGCCACTCGTGCGAGGTCGCGTGCGCCGAGCAGAACGCCACGCCGGTCGACAAGGCGTGGCGTCGGGTCGGCGAGCTGGAGGGCGGTGTCTTCCCGACGACCAGGCGCCTCAACCTGTCCATGGCGTGCAACCACTGCCTGGAGCCGACGTGCCTCTCGGGCTGCCCGACGCAGGCCTACACCAAGCTCCAGAACGGCGTCGTCCGCCACGACGCGGCCGAGTGCATCGGCTGCCAGTACTGCATCTGGAACTGCCCCTACGAGGTGCCGGTGTACGACAAGGCGGCAAAGGTCGTGTCGAAGTGCGACATGTGCCTGCCCCGCCTGTCGCAGGGCGAGAGCCCGGCCTGCGTACTGGCCTGCCCCACGTCCGCCATCACCGTGGAGCCGGTGAACGTGGCCGCCTGGCGGGCCGACTACGCCACGGCCGATGCGCCCGGGCTGCCGCCCGCGTCCATCACCGTGTCCACGACCCGCCTCGTCATCCCGGCGGATCTCCCCGATCTGGTGGCGGCCACCGACCACACGGTGAGTCCGGAGGACGCCCACTGGCCACTGGTCGCCCTCACCCTGCTCACCCAGGTGTCGCTCGGCACGGTGTCCGCCACCGTGCTGGCCGAGGCAGCCGGTGGGGCGGGGCGGGGCGCCCTCACCGGGGGCGCCGTCGGCGCCGCCATGGCGGGTGCCGTGGCCCTCGCCGCATCCCTGCTCCACCTCGGGCGGCCGGCGGTGGCGTTCAAGGCCGTGCGCAACTGGCGCACCTCGTGGCTCAGTCGCGAGGTGGCGCTTCTGTCGGCCTTCTCGGCCGCCTCGCTCGCCTACGCAGCGGTGTGGGAGTGGGGGAACCCCGACGGCCCATGGCGCGTGGCCCGCCCGGCTCTCGGCATCGGTGCGGTGGCCGCCGGCGTGGCCGGCGTGTACGCCAGCGGCCGCCTCTACCTCGTGCCCGCCCGGCCGGTGTGGAACTCCCGGCGCACGCTCGTCGCCTTCTTCGCGACCGCGCTCACCACGGGCCCCCTGCTGGCCGTGCTGTGCCTCGACCGGGCTGCGGTCGATCCGTCGCTGATCGTGGTCCTCATGGCCGCCGCCACGGCCGGCGGGGTCGTGCAGCTCGGCGTCGTGGCCCACCTGCTCACGACCGTGCGGAGCCGGGCCGACCGCCAGCACCAGGGGACGGCCACCCTGCTGGCGGGCCGGTTCCGGTCGCTTCTCGCCGCCCGGGTGACGGCCGTGGTCGTGACCATCGCCCTGCTGGCGTGGACGCTCGGCGTTCCAGTGGCCGGTCCGTCGGCCGGCGGCCGCCTGGCCACCGCCCTCGGGGTGGCCGCCCTCGGCGAGCTGGCCGGTCGCTACCTGTTCTACGTCACCGTGGTGCCCTTCCGGGTCGCCGGCAGCTTCTTCGCCGGCCGATGA